A single genomic interval of Oceanithermus profundus DSM 14977 harbors:
- the lysW gene encoding lysine biosynthesis protein LysW, whose amino-acid sequence MNVTCPECGATLTLENPELGELLICDDCGAELEVVSVEPLKVELAPEEAEDWGE is encoded by the coding sequence ATGAACGTGACCTGCCCTGAATGCGGCGCCACCCTGACGCTGGAAAACCCGGAACTCGGCGAACTGCTGATCTGCGACGACTGCGGCGCGGAGCTCGAAGTGGTCTCCGTGGAGCCGTTAAAGGTGGAGCTGGCGCCGGAAGAGGCGGAGGATTGGGGCGAATAA
- the lysX gene encoding lysine biosynthesis protein LysX codes for MLAILYDRIRGDEKLLFEAADRLGLAWKKVYLPRLVMDLENRPGELEGVRSALERAVSQSRGLAASRYLTALGLPTVNRPEVIETAGDKWATSAALARAGVPQPRTALALDAETALEIAEGWGYPLVVKPVVGSWGRMVARVNDRDALEALLEHKQFMGYQHQLYYLQEFVEKPGRDVRVFVVGDEPVAAIYRSSAHWITNTARGAVAENCPVTDELAEISLAAAAAVGGGVLAVDVFESERGLLVNEVNHTMEFKNSVSVTGVDIPGKILSYAAALGQAAAEAERPR; via the coding sequence ATGCTGGCCATCCTCTACGACCGCATCCGCGGCGACGAAAAACTGCTCTTCGAAGCGGCCGACCGGCTGGGCCTGGCCTGGAAGAAGGTCTACCTGCCCCGGCTGGTCATGGACCTGGAAAACCGGCCGGGTGAACTGGAAGGCGTCCGCTCCGCGCTCGAGCGAGCCGTCAGCCAGTCGCGCGGGCTGGCCGCGAGCCGCTACCTGACCGCCCTGGGCCTTCCGACCGTCAACCGCCCCGAGGTCATCGAGACCGCCGGCGACAAGTGGGCCACCTCGGCCGCGCTCGCGCGCGCCGGAGTGCCGCAGCCGCGCACCGCGCTGGCGCTGGATGCGGAAACGGCCCTCGAGATCGCCGAGGGCTGGGGCTACCCGCTGGTGGTCAAGCCGGTGGTCGGCTCCTGGGGGCGGATGGTGGCCCGGGTAAACGACCGCGACGCCCTGGAGGCGCTGCTCGAGCACAAGCAGTTCATGGGCTACCAGCACCAGCTCTACTACCTGCAAGAGTTCGTGGAAAAACCGGGCCGCGACGTCCGCGTCTTCGTGGTCGGCGACGAACCGGTGGCCGCCATCTACCGCTCGAGCGCCCACTGGATCACCAACACCGCCCGCGGCGCGGTGGCCGAGAACTGCCCGGTCACCGACGAACTGGCCGAGATCAGCCTGGCCGCGGCGGCGGCCGTCGGCGGCGGGGTGCTGGCGGTGGACGTCTTCGAGTCGGAACGCGGCCTGCTGGTCAACGAGGTCAACCACACCATGGAGTTCAAGAACTCGGTGAGCGTTACCGGAGTGGACATCCCCGGCAAGATCCTGAGCTACGCCGCCGCCCTCGGCCAAGCCGCGGCAGAGGCGGAGCGGCCGCGCTAA
- a CDS encoding DUF488 family protein: MLYTLGHSNLPLERFLELLSTHNVEVVVDVRARPFSRRNPQYNHRPFAEALQEAGFGYVWMGDRLGGVPHGSRQKLNVEARLRDPEFREGLETLVELASRHAVALVCAEEDPRRCHRRFLVVRGLIEFSALEAEEVGHIRADGRLVTEAQLRAEEAPLFSGRLD, translated from the coding sequence ATGCTCTACACCCTGGGCCACTCCAACCTGCCGCTCGAGCGCTTTCTCGAGCTCCTCAGCACCCACAACGTCGAGGTGGTGGTGGACGTTCGCGCCCGCCCCTTCTCGCGTCGCAACCCCCAGTACAACCACCGGCCCTTCGCCGAGGCGCTGCAGGAGGCCGGTTTCGGTTACGTCTGGATGGGCGACCGGCTCGGGGGCGTGCCCCACGGCAGCCGCCAGAAGCTAAACGTGGAGGCGCGCCTGCGCGACCCGGAGTTTCGTGAGGGCCTGGAGACGCTGGTGGAGCTCGCCAGCCGGCACGCTGTGGCCCTGGTCTGCGCGGAGGAGGACCCGCGCCGCTGCCACCGCCGCTTCCTGGTGGTGCGCGGCCTGATCGAGTTCAGCGCCCTGGAAGCGGAGGAGGTGGGCCACATTCGCGCAGACGGCCGCCTCGTCACCGAGGCCCAGCTTCGGGCGGAGGAGGCGCCGCTGTTTTCGGGTCGGCTGGATTAG
- the argC gene encoding N-acetyl-gamma-glutamyl-phosphate reductase, whose translation MEPLRTVIVGGSGYAGGEFLRLALGHPYLDVVQVTSRRYLRQPVSFVHPNLRGQTNLKFSDPEHLEEADLIVLGLPHGVAAQNFDYYKEKAPYIIDLSADFRLKTLELYERFYGAHPRPDLLAQFAYANPEINAEAIKNANWLAGAGCTATATLLGLYPLYAQGLVARHAVFVTVMVGSSAAGAEPSPAGHHPERSGALRVYKPTGHRHTAEVIDYLPGTPEVHMTAVATERIRGILMTAQVFIPDGFSEQDVWQAYREFYADKPFVRLVKQRRGIHRYPDPKVVTGSNYADVGFELEPDTGRLVVISAIDNLVKGTAGHAIQALNLRMGWDERTGLEFPGLHP comes from the coding sequence ATGGAACCCCTGAGAACCGTCATCGTCGGAGGCTCCGGATACGCCGGGGGCGAGTTCCTGCGCCTGGCGCTGGGCCACCCCTACCTGGACGTCGTGCAGGTGACGAGCCGCCGTTACCTGCGCCAGCCCGTCAGCTTCGTGCACCCCAACCTGCGGGGGCAGACGAACCTCAAGTTCAGCGATCCCGAGCATCTGGAGGAGGCCGACCTGATCGTGCTTGGGCTGCCCCACGGGGTGGCGGCGCAGAACTTCGACTACTACAAGGAGAAAGCGCCCTACATCATCGACCTCTCGGCCGACTTCCGGCTGAAGACGCTCGAGCTCTACGAACGCTTCTACGGCGCCCACCCGCGCCCCGATCTGCTGGCGCAGTTCGCCTACGCCAACCCCGAGATCAACGCCGAAGCCATCAAGAACGCGAACTGGCTCGCCGGCGCCGGCTGCACCGCCACGGCCACGCTGCTGGGCCTCTACCCGCTCTACGCCCAGGGCCTGGTGGCCCGGCACGCCGTCTTCGTGACCGTGATGGTCGGCTCCTCGGCCGCCGGAGCCGAACCCAGCCCCGCCGGCCACCACCCCGAGCGCAGCGGGGCCCTGCGGGTCTACAAGCCCACCGGCCACCGCCATACCGCCGAGGTGATCGACTACCTGCCGGGCACCCCCGAGGTGCACATGACCGCGGTGGCCACCGAACGCATCCGCGGCATCCTCATGACCGCCCAGGTCTTCATCCCCGACGGCTTCTCCGAGCAGGACGTCTGGCAGGCCTACCGCGAGTTCTACGCGGACAAGCCCTTCGTGCGCCTGGTCAAGCAGCGCCGGGGCATCCACCGCTACCCCGACCCCAAGGTGGTGACGGGGTCCAACTACGCCGACGTGGGCTTCGAGCTCGAGCCCGACACCGGCCGCCTGGTCGTCATCAGCGCCATCGACAACCTGGTCAAGGGCACGGCCGGGCACGCGATCCAGGCCCTGAACCTGCGCATGGGCTGGGACGAGCGGACGGGGCTCGAGTTTCCGGGGCTGCACCCTTAA